GATGTATTCTGAAATACAGATAGAATCATAGAATTGCTTCTTATTCAATGTTTTGACAATCAATTGCCTTGAAGTGCTACACTGCCTATCTAGTATTCAAAGGACagttgcttttcttcttttttctcttggCGCAGCTTTGAGAAGATTGGAAGCAAGTATGAGTTTGATTTTAAGAGACTTAAACTCTATCTATAACCATAATCTTATTCTCAAAGTGGGTTCTTTGATATGATCATAACTATCATCTCAAGTTGATTTGTTGTATgcatttattttgaaatatttgtATGCAAATTTAAGTTTTCacattttctcttgtagatAGTTACATAGTCGTCTATTGGATAATTAGATTGTTATCAAATACATGAATAAtatattacattttaaattgatCAGTTTAGTGATTCTGTAGCATTTTCATTGATTTTCaatatcattttaatttttcCGTAAATTTGACGCTCAGTTGATAAATACTGAAATAATTTGATCAATCTTTCCAACAATTTAAAATACACTAAAATTTTGTGATATATGTAGTTTCTTGGCTtgcttttttccctttttattagatttttcttttttattttttgtgacCAACACTCCACAAGTTGGACCAAATTTGAGTGCCCCAATCAAATCCTGAAACTAAGTTTTCGAATCGTCATACACTAACGGCTGCTTAGATTAAGGTCCCACAAGAATTAGACATGACTTGGTTATGGATTTGAAATAGGCCCGAGCTTAATGCTTATACTTAACTCAAAATGTGGAAAGCCCAACTTATATAAGTACCAAGATAGAGTTTATGGGTCTGGCTTACAATTCAAGCAATGCCGCATTAAATAAATGAAGTTGAAATGATGTTTTATTAAGTTGTTCTAATGTTTTGAAATTCGATGCAGGTGGCCACGTATGTGGCATATGTGTATGTGATTTCCTGACCATGACTGCACAACATTCCCTATATGCAGTTACTGTTTGTGGTTGTATTGCATATGGGCTGACATAATGGTTTGCTTAACACTAAGCAGTGAGATATGCAGTAGTATTGGTATTATGCGGTTGCATATATGCAGCCTATCATCGTGCAACCACATATGTGGGTCTTTTAGCATTACATGGATGCATACTTGGCCACTCTTATGCAAGTCTATAGGAACAAGGTAGGTTCAAGCTAATATTTAGGTTTGATGCAAGTTTCAAATAGGCCAAATATGTGTATATTAATACTGTCAATATGTTTACTATGTTGTCATATTACTACTAAGAATTAAATACTAAGAAGTAAACAACAATTGCTAGATATTACTCTTGTTGATATTGCTATTATTTATGAAAAACAttagttttattattattatagcatatgtttcttatttatgttaaatattaaaaatactaACTGCATATGCAACCCATATAACTTGTATGCTCTATGTGGCCTTTTGACTACGTGCATTCTACAATCGCCTTTTAAAACATTGAATTGTTCTATCCAACTTACTTTAATTTGGATCTAGATTTAGGGCTTGTGGCTGATCCACGATTTTGGATGTTGAGTTAGAGTTGAATTGATAACAATTTGGTATTTTTATAATAAGATATAATAAGTTCAAAGGAAAAAGCTAGCTATAGCAGCCAGCTAGCATCAaatcttttctctcttctccaccaattactaaagagagagaagaatatGATCTCCAATTCTCCTAAGAAAAGGTGTTTTGTAATCTGATAATGGAGTTGTCAAAGCATGAAATCAAAAATGGTTCCATATCTATTATTTAATGAccttaaaagaaaattgatggatcATATAGAAGACATAGCTTCTTGTTAAGAACTTGTTGCAATCCTTAATACATCCTCCAATATCATAATAATGCAAATAAGTGTCTGATATGATCATATCCTTACTGGTTTATTTGGGGATCTAAATTTATGTCAGCCTCCAAAACATATTATTGTGCTTGGTTGCATCGAAGTGACTGAGTGGAAAGCGGCCACTTTGCTCGAACTGAGTTTTGAGAACTCTCTTCTGCCAAAGTGAGACTTTAGGTGTTTGGTTGGAAAGAGGGTGGAGTGGAGGAAGGGTCCATCACCAGGGAAATTTCCTTACACCATTGCACCTCAAATATAAGGATTAAAAAGAAACTTGCATTTAGTGCCAAGGGTTAACATTCATCCATCGCTGTCCCACTCCATTTGGTCAATGTTGTGTGCTAATTTTTGGTTATTTAATGCGAATTTCTGAGCCACTATGAGATATGCAGaaatcaaggtccgccgtaccggtggcggctCGGACGGGTACTTACGGGTCCCGTATCGGTCCGTACCAGTACGGCAGTCGTACCGGCCGGTTTTTCAATGAAAAGCTTTTGGTACCGGATCCCATGCTGATTAGGTACCGGTCTCTGCCCAGACCGGTTCGTACCGGCCCGtatgggccggtacggcatactCTGGCAGAAATACTTAGCAGTTGCTAGAGAAATTAGAGGTACAACAATGCTTGTGGTAACAGCATCCAATGAAGAGTTTTGGTAAAGGTGATATGGAACTTTGGGTGATGTGGTACTTGAAGTGTCATGAGAGATTTTAGAGGTGATGTTGTGAAAATTGAATAAAGCAGTGACAGAAATTTGTTTATAACAGGCTACTggttttcttgatttttgttgTGGTAGGTGATTTGGAATTTTGAAAATCTTAAAATCAACTGTACGTTTTCTGCATGTAGGCAGATCTTTTGATGGTTCATCTTGCTAGAGTGTAGTGGGATATATTTTATGTTGGCATGGTGCTGCCttaactatttttttctttttctaaactAGCAATTTTGCCTATGATTAGGAGAACACCTAGCTAACCAATGGTGTCAGTAAACCAATTATGATGACCACAtccttttttccccctttttaatttttatatgatGGTTTAGCTCATGTCTCTTAGTTCAGGAAACAGTTGGGATGTGAAATGGGGCTGTGCACGCTGGAAGACTATTGCAAAGATGAGGCTGCTAAAGCAGGTGTTTGGTAAACTATGAATGACGAGGTTGGATATGCATACATTAGAGGAATCGAAGAGCTACAGTAACTGAGGATAAAATGGAAGAGAACTCACGGCTCAATTATGGGGATGCAGAGTAAACATAGGCCTTGATGATGTGCGGTGTTATCCAACAAGGCCTGGTGAAGACAGCTGCAAAAAAATATTGGAAATGGCTAGGAAAGGGTATGAATATTGCCAACAAAAATGTTGGAAGCTTTGAGGAAGAATGTAAAAAGTTTGTGTGATGAGGAATTGCTTTTTTATATGAAAGATGATAAAGGAGGACTAGCAAATTCTGGCCCGAAGGTGTTATCGGGTTTTCTTGTGAttctttcatgccataataataTAATAGTTGGAGCATCACTTCTGCGAGAACGAAGCTAGGATGGTTGGGTGCCTGACTGGCTAAAGCCCCGCTAAAGTTTTTATCTAGGAGCATTAAGTTTCCGTAAGCCAGTTATATTTTTTGGAAAATCCCATGCTTCTAATAAATGCGTTTTGTAGATTAGATATAACAATTTGTGAATTTCTGTAaatttcttaaattattatCTCTGGAGTTCACCATATTTTGTTTACGCTATGGGGAGTGGATGAGATGAGATATTGTTTTTATTTGTATCAGTATCTCTTTCTAAAATCATTTTCAGTAGGAAAGGAATTTAGTTCCATCGAATTTATGCGCCTTCTGTGTACAACTTAACCTTTCTAGTTATCTTCCAAATTTTACTGTGTGCTTGGAGTGATCCTCTTACCCGTCCGTCATATATAAACTGTTGATTGCTTATTGGCTTGTGCTTTGTTTCCAGCAGCACTAACTATTCTGACTGGAAAGGTTATGATGCTAAAAGTTCAGTTTTATTTGTGTCTGTTCTTTTTGTCAGGGAGCCCTCAAGAACTTTTTTTACCCACCAAGGGCACAACCGTGTCATCGTTTCAACATTGACAGGTTTAATTCTGCTTATCGGTCATTTAGCACCCAGGCTGCGACAACAGCTAGTACACCACAGCCTCCcccacctcctccacctccagaGAAGACCCACTTTGGTGGTCTTAAAGATGAAGATCGTATTTTTACCAACCTTTATGGTTTGCATGACCCATTGCTCAAAGGTGCAATGAAGCGGGGGGACTGGTATAGAACCAAAGACCTGGTACTCAAGGGTTCTGACTGGATTGTCAATGAAATGAAGAAGTCTGGTCTTCGAGGCCGTGGAGGGGCTGGTTTTCCATCAGGCCTCAAGTGGTCCTTCATGCCAAAGGTATCTGATGGACGTCCTTCATATCTTGTTGTTAATGCTGATGAGAGTGAGCCTGGTACATGTAAGGATAGAGAAATCATGCGCCATGACCCACACAAACTACTTGAAGGGTGCCTGATTGCGGGAGTTGGCATGCGGGCAACTGCTGCTTACATCTACATACGAGGTGAGTACGTAAATGAACGTTTAACCCTTGAGAAGGCAAGAAGAGAAGCATATCAAGCTGGACTGCTGGGGAAGAATGCATGTGGATCAGGTTATGATTTTGATGTTTATATTCACCACGGTGCTGGTGCTTACATCTGTGGGGAAGAGACAGCTCTATTGGAAAGCCTTGAAGGAAAACAAGGGAAACCGAGACTGAAGCCTCCTTTCCCAGCTAATGCAGGTTTATACGGCTGTCCAACAACTGTTACCAATGTGGAAACGGTGGCTGTATCTCCCACGATTCTAAGGCGAGGACCTGAATGGTTTGCTAGCTTTGGCCGGAAAAACAACTCGGGAACAAAGCTGTTCTGTATCTCAGGTCATGTAAACAAACCTTGCACTGTGGAAGAGGAGATGAGCATACCATTGAAAGAGCTGATAGAGAGGCATTGTGGTGGTATCAGAGGAGGGTGGGATAACTTGTTGGCAGTTATACCAGGCGGATCCTCGGTGCCTCTTCTACCTAAGCACATATGTGATGATGTCTTGATGGACTATGATGCGCTTAAGGCTGTCCAGTCTGGATTGGGCACGGCAGCAGTGATCGTGATGGACAAATCTACCGATGTGGTGGATGCGATAGCTAGGCTGTCATACTTCTACAAGCATGAGAGCTGCGGGCAGTGCACACCATGCAGGGAGGGGACAGGGTGGCTGTGGATGATCATGGAGAGGCTTAAGGTGGGGAATGCGAAGCTGGAGGAGATTGATATGCTTCAGGAGGTCACGAAGCAGATTGAAGGGCACACAATATGTGCACTGGGGGATGCGGCTGCTTGGCCAGTGCAGGGGCTGATCAGGCACTTCAGGCCAGAACTAGAAAGAAGGATTCGGGAGCGGGCAGAGAAGGAGCTGCTGGAGGCCGCAGCTGCTTGAGCGACTTGGCCAAATCACTTTCCAAAACTTTATTCTTCTAGTTTTAGTTTAATTATGGGTGAAAAATAATGAAGGATACTACTAGTAGAGCTCATTTCTGTTTGAAAACACAGCTCTGCTGAGGCAACGTTTGTTCTTTTATATGGCATCGTCCGTCGTAATCTCGCCTTGCTGGATGATAAGTTTGCGCAATTATGATCTGGAAATTGAAGCCAGGAAAGGCTGGAACGGTGCTTGCCTTGTGCATCGAGGGATCTTTAATTTCCGTTTCCAAAATTCTGGATTAGAAACCTGTTTAAATTTCTAGGGTGGTGTAACCTATTGTGTTACTATGGTAATAATGGTCGTTGAATTACTATAAATTCCTGGTAAATGCTACATTCATCTTGGTATTTTTCAGGGTTGATGATAAGCAGCTGagtgttgtgcttgttccacGATTACAGGATTGTCAAGAAGATGATGCTGTCATTCCTTTGGTTCACAACTTGCTGATCTAAATTCTGCAGAACTAGTTGCTAAAACTACTCCAAAACCAAGATTTACCCTTTAGCCAAGATGAGACAGCTAGCTTTGTTAGGTGAATCTCTAACTCGGACGTTTTCCTTTCTAAAGCCATGTTAAATTTGGTTTTAGATGAATAGAAAGGAATGGTAATGATCTGTTATGCTTGGTTTTTTCATACCTTGTGTTTAGAGGACAAATTTGGCAGGGGCATTTGCCTTAAGGAATGGTTATTTCAGTTTTAGTATCTTTATGGGAGGAAAAAGATCATGCTTAGCCTGAAACTAGACAAGATATTACCAAGACAGATTAAGTGGTCCATGGACTTGACCTTTAGTTGGTTATATTTGAATTATTGTTTTGAATATATCTCATAAACTTTATACATGTAAGCTGCAGTGCAGAGGAGATAAAGCCGTCTCAACCTGTTAAATGAGTTTAAGATCGAACCTTTTTAGGGGTAATTTGTCACCGCTGCATGTGAATCATCTTCCGCTCCTAGTAGaggaaaaatattttcattaaaaatggCTACGCCTTTTGCCTCCTTGATTTAACTGAAATGCTTGTTCTGTATAAATATCTATTATTCAGCTTGCTGTGTCTTTTTCTTATGCAAGTTTTATGCTTCAAAGATAAGTGTAGTTCAGTATGTTAAACCTTGTCATCTTTCCTCGTTCCTTAAGACACATTTGAAGTCTAGGCTGCTCTCGACTTTTACGAGCTTAAGATTCAACCAATAACTTAGGTCTTTTTAACTGCAAACTAGTCTTCTGGGGTCTCTGATGGCAGGTCCTTCTCTTTCCTCGGATTGCTGTAATCAGGAAGGTGTTACAATTTCTTTTAAAGTTTAGCCTAAAGTTGCAGAAATCTATTCAGGCCATAATGGGAATAATGGTCTTCTTTTGGCAATTTTACttttgaaataaatataaatatattttaaatcaaatttgCATGCCAACTAGaaaaaattttcatttatttaataGCAACACAATCAAGTaacatttgttattttttttaccaTCAATAAATTCAATTCACAATTGAAATGGGAAAATAATGGTCATgattttattataaaataaacAATGATTTTGTTCATAACTTGATGGTTT
This portion of the Phoenix dactylifera cultivar Barhee BC4 chromosome 11, palm_55x_up_171113_PBpolish2nd_filt_p, whole genome shotgun sequence genome encodes:
- the LOC103714475 gene encoding NADH dehydrogenase [ubiquinone] flavoprotein 1, mitochondrial isoform X1, whose translation is MGFRSGRSAWVFGFHFLGSGLTVLGFGRIGRLVPRVALQSSDVELVNDPFISTNYVGALKNFFYPPRAQPCHRFNIDRFNSAYRSFSTQAATTASTPQPPPPPPPPEKTHFGGLKDEDRIFTNLYGLHDPLLKGAMKRGDWYRTKDLVLKGSDWIVNEMKKSGLRGRGGAGFPSGLKWSFMPKVSDGRPSYLVVNADESEPGTCKDREIMRHDPHKLLEGCLIAGVGMRATAAYIYIRGEYVNERLTLEKARREAYQAGLLGKNACGSGYDFDVYIHHGAGAYICGEETALLESLEGKQGKPRLKPPFPANAGLYGCPTTVTNVETVAVSPTILRRGPEWFASFGRKNNSGTKLFCISGHVNKPCTVEEEMSIPLKELIERHCGGIRGGWDNLLAVIPGGSSVPLLPKHICDDVLMDYDALKAVQSGLGTAAVIVMDKSTDVVDAIARLSYFYKHESCGQCTPCREGTGWLWMIMERLKVGNAKLEEIDMLQEVTKQIEGHTICALGDAAAWPVQGLIRHFRPELERRIRERAEKELLEAAAA
- the LOC103714475 gene encoding NADH dehydrogenase [ubiquinone] flavoprotein 1, mitochondrial isoform X3: MSAAKKAAEVAKKAAARSMMDKLLVADEVIGAKLGQGALKNFFYPPRAQPCHRFNIDRFNSAYRSFSTQAATTASTPQPPPPPPPPEKTHFGGLKDEDRIFTNLYGLHDPLLKGAMKRGDWYRTKDLVLKGSDWIVNEMKKSGLRGRGGAGFPSGLKWSFMPKVSDGRPSYLVVNADESEPGTCKDREIMRHDPHKLLEGCLIAGVGMRATAAYIYIRGEYVNERLTLEKARREAYQAGLLGKNACGSGYDFDVYIHHGAGAYICGEETALLESLEGKQGKPRLKPPFPANAGLYGCPTTVTNVETVAVSPTILRRGPEWFASFGRKNNSGTKLFCISGHVNKPCTVEEEMSIPLKELIERHCGGIRGGWDNLLAVIPGGSSVPLLPKHICDDVLMDYDALKAVQSGLGTAAVIVMDKSTDVVDAIARLSYFYKHESCGQCTPCREGTGWLWMIMERLKVGNAKLEEIDMLQEVTKQIEGHTICALGDAAAWPVQGLIRHFRPELERRIRERAEKELLEAAAA
- the LOC103714475 gene encoding NADH dehydrogenase [ubiquinone] flavoprotein 1, mitochondrial isoform X2 encodes the protein MATVKKIKIGINGFGRIGRLVPRVALQSSDVELVNDPFISTNYVGALKNFFYPPRAQPCHRFNIDRFNSAYRSFSTQAATTASTPQPPPPPPPPEKTHFGGLKDEDRIFTNLYGLHDPLLKGAMKRGDWYRTKDLVLKGSDWIVNEMKKSGLRGRGGAGFPSGLKWSFMPKVSDGRPSYLVVNADESEPGTCKDREIMRHDPHKLLEGCLIAGVGMRATAAYIYIRGEYVNERLTLEKARREAYQAGLLGKNACGSGYDFDVYIHHGAGAYICGEETALLESLEGKQGKPRLKPPFPANAGLYGCPTTVTNVETVAVSPTILRRGPEWFASFGRKNNSGTKLFCISGHVNKPCTVEEEMSIPLKELIERHCGGIRGGWDNLLAVIPGGSSVPLLPKHICDDVLMDYDALKAVQSGLGTAAVIVMDKSTDVVDAIARLSYFYKHESCGQCTPCREGTGWLWMIMERLKVGNAKLEEIDMLQEVTKQIEGHTICALGDAAAWPVQGLIRHFRPELERRIRERAEKELLEAAAA